The Alicyclobacillus vulcanalis region GTGAACGGCATGACCAGGCTGATGAATTCACCTCTCCGCCTGCCGGTACAGTGATAGGACACGCGGCTTCCCTCCATCTTGCCAGACTTGTCGATGAACCGTATCATACAAAGCAAAACTCTCATTGTACCCAGTTCATCGAAAGTTCTATTTGTATTTTTTCTTTGAAGAAAAAGAAAATCAGGAGTTGAACCTTCGATGCATGAACTCGATGAGATGGATTGGAAAATTCTCGAGCATCTGCAGTTGAACGCGCGCATCTCCTATCGCGAACTGGGGGACCTTGTGAGATTGTCCCCACCTGCGGTCGCGGAACGAATCCGCAAGATGGAGGATGCCGGGGTGATTCGACATTACCGAGCTTCTGTGGATACGAAGAAAGTGGGTTACGACGTGCAGTGCTTCATCCGCTTGACCGTCCACGGAGGCCGCTATGCAAGCGCCATCGCCGCTGCACAGGAACAACCAGAGGTTCTTGAATGCCACCGGATCACGGGCGACGCGTGCTTGCTCCTCAAAGTCGTCGCGAGTTCGATGGAACATCTGGAACGCGTCATTGATGCGCTCCTGCCCTTTGGGCAGATTGTCACCTCTCTCGTATTGTCCACGCCGATACCCGAGCGCCCGATTCCACCGATTGTCGTGAACAAATGAGGCCGCCTTCAGGCTGCAAGATAGCAGCCCACTGTGACAGCGGTCTGCCGACACAGCACATGTGTCGTCCGTCAACGAGACGCCTCGCCCTTCTGCACCTTGTCGCCAAGCGGGGCTGTGGATCCGGAATCGTGTTCTCCAACGCGGGAGATCCTCGCGCACACTTGGGCCCGTCCCAAAAGATAAGTTCGCTTTTCCTCACCGCCCATCGCTCATCGCGAACCCGACCTAGGTCTACGCTCACGGTGTGGCGGCCGGTGGGATGCATGTGCATGCGGGGCCCTGCTGCGCGGGCGCTGTATCCGCCGGGGTGAAAATGGGGAGAGTCGTGCGAGGCGCTTTGCACGAGAAGATCGATCGGCCTGCCGAGGCACGGATGCTTCGACAGGCCGAATCGTTAATGAGATGATTTGCGCGCGAGCTCTTCAATCTCTTGCCTGGAAAGGCCGGTGATATCCGCAATTTCTCCGACCTTCATGCCCTTGCGAAGCATGTTCATGGCGATTTCCATATGCCCTTCTATACGGCCTTCCTGGCGTCCTTCCTCATAGAGCTCTTCCGCC contains the following coding sequences:
- a CDS encoding Lrp/AsnC family transcriptional regulator — translated: MHELDEMDWKILEHLQLNARISYRELGDLVRLSPPAVAERIRKMEDAGVIRHYRASVDTKKVGYDVQCFIRLTVHGGRYASAIAAAQEQPEVLECHRITGDACLLLKVVASSMEHLERVIDALLPFGQIVTSLVLSTPIPERPIPPIVVNK